The genomic interval acTTTTTTCATTATGTTTTTGATGTGACATTGTaactaaatatgtaatttattaatgttgatctcacattaattttatcttttcaatgacaattttgtcaataaaattttgttatctcaaagataaatttgtgagtaaattataattgtacGTGAactaattattgacaaattagTCTGTGAAagatttaaatttcataaaaaaattagtttatattgtgataaattttataCGAGATCAATGCAGATGAGTCACTTATTCAATTAACATATCATATTAccgataaaattttaaaattattttaattaaaattttacaatttcaattatatatttgtgaatttataaaaattcaagaaTTCATTTAACCGAAGCTTATAATTTTAAAGGCTAATTTGTCAATTTAGAAGAGATCTAAGTAGACAACTACCCTATCAATTTACTAACttaacttataatatttatataatttgcatgtaaaaaataatataattgaaaatggAAGGAATCCTTTGATTTGAGGGCAGAAAGggaaatagaataaaatattgGGAATAGGAGAATCATGTATGCACTTTATCCTTTCCCAGCAGCTCCTTATTGGTTATATTTATTTCCTCATCAATATAATTTTCTCATCAGATGCTTGCTTTCACATTCCGAAGCCTAAATCTTCGATCCCAATAATGATGGCTTCTTCGACTATTCCAAACGCATCCTTAACCTTCAATTGCCAAACCTACGTCGATCTTAAATCACCACCAACCAACATTTCTTATTTATCTTCTTCTCCCCTTTCTGCACCAAACCACCGCCTTCCGCGTCTCTTCACCGTCAGAGCTAGCGACTCCGAATTCGAGGCCGCCGTTGTTGCCGGTAAATTTCCGGAGGCGCCTCCTGTACCGCCTACACCGGCGGTACCCGTCGGAACCCCGGTGGTACCTTCACTTGTGAGtgtttttaattgattaattgcTTAATTGCAAAATTATCTTCGTGTTTTGCATTGTTAGTGAATTTCTATGAAATGATTCGTGTTTTTTCCGTTTTGTGTCAGCCAATTCAGAGGCGTCCTCGTCGTAACCGCAGGTCAGCTACATTTCGATCGGCGTTTCAGGAAACAAATTTATCACCTGCTAATTTTGTGTATCCACTTTTTATACATGAAGGTTAGTCTTGTATTGCTCTTcttgagtttttatttatttatttattaggatTGTTACTTATACTATGAAGAACAAATACTGACACATACATGGAGCACAACACGGCACCAATAATAgtttgaaaaaatgaattaatttagGTGTTGGCGTCTTACACGACATGTGCTGACACAGGGACACACCTTTGATCAGAGGTGTCGGTGCTAtagagtttatatatatatacatggacATATGCATACATTGTTAGCTGTGTAGGTATGGGTTGGGCTGTGTAGTGTCTGCGTGTGCTTGTGTAGTGTGCTGGTGATGATTTGATTTTAGATTATGAGAATATTTGAACCCTTCTTGCAGGCGAGGAGGACACTCCAATTGGGGCTATGCCTGGATGCTACAGGCTTGGTTGGAGACATGGACTTTTACAAGAGGTTTTTATTTGCTTCTCTTTCTGTCTCATACTCTCATGACTCATCTGCAGTTTCAATGACCCCCTTCTTTCCCTTTGTTTGAACTCTCGTGCCCTTTGTTACCTCAGGCATTGTTTATATGTTTTGAATCTTAAACTTTAGCTTAGGAAATTGTTAAGCGATTAGGATTCTGAAAATGTAGCAGGACCAATCACAAGCTAATATGAAGTAGTACTGAATCATGGCAAAGGATGTCTATTTCTGTAAAACAAGCATGTTTAATGAGAGATTATGCAGACCTTTTTTGTGTGTATAATTTTATTCCGATATTCACAACTAATTCTTTTGGCTTTCGTGCTACTTCTTTGATAAACAAGATAAAATGTTCTTACCTACTTTATGGATTAGCTTCATGGTTTCAAGTATTATTTGAAGCTACATTTTAGAAGTTTGGTTCATATCCATTTTGGTCTAGGAGTTTGAACGTATTTGATTGTTCCTTTAAGTGTTTGACTTAATTTGAATTAAGCCATGGCGGGGAAAATTGGCACATTTTGCTGGGTATTTTACTTCCTATGATTAAACGAGATAGGATTAGGAATGACAACATTAGAGAGTAGAAAAGATGGTGGAAACTCACCTTAGGTAGTTTGGACATGTGGAGAGGAGATATGTATATTTTGTTGTATGGAGAGTGATCAGACGGAGGGTAGTCAAATTGCTAGAGGGAGAGAGAAGCCTAGAAAAACTATAAGCGAAACTATTAGTCTATTAGAATAGATCTAAAGATTCATGAGCTGGATAGAGATATGTTTTATGATAAACCATTGTGGCGTCGTTTGATCCATTTAGCCGTCTCTACTTAGTGGGATAAGGCTTGATTGTTGTTGTATATTATAACTCAGGcttgattgttgttgttgtatatTATAACTGATGAGTACCGACCAACACAGACATAAAGCATTTTCCGTTTTAACTTCTGAACCGCATGAGTGATGGTGACATGATACTTGTTATTCCTTATTGAATTTTGGTTTAATTTCAGTGAGCATTTTGTAATTCAGGTTGCAAAAGCACGGGATGTTGGTGTTAACAGTGTTGTACTCTtcccaaaaattccagatgcTTTGAAGGTTCTATTCTCTCTTCTACATACCATACATTTTGGTAGAATATATGCAATCTAATATAACAGGTTTCCTCCTTTAGTCTCCCACAGGAGATGAAGCATACAATGATAATGGTTTAGTGCCTCGAACAATACGGTTGCTCAAGGATAAGTACCCCGATCTTGTAAGTGAAAATAGTTTTTATGATTTGAGATGTTGTAAGTTTTTCGTGCATGTCAGAAAAATAATCCAATATCCTCTCTGTTTCTATTTCTCTTCAGGTTATTTACACAGATGTTGCCTTAGATCCTTATTCATCAGATGGGCATGATGGCATAGTCAGAGAAGATGGTATGCTAACAGATTTGTCTTTTGTACTCAAAAATTGAAAGTCTTATATTCAGTCCTTGTTTGTTACTGAACATAATTGATTGGTTTAATAATTCATAAGAACTGCTCTGTGAATGTGAAGAACAGACACTGATGTTAAAGGGCTGTTCCGCTTGGAACACGTTTTAGACACAACCTGACACTTCGAAAGTATCTAAACATTTTTCATTTGGATGATGGAATTTGTAAGTCATGCCAGCAGCAGATTTCTAGCTTTAGTTTAATACCTGCTTAATATGTTTTCAGTGTGCGTAGCTTTAATCTTATTCcaggaaaaatatttaaaagaaattgtCAACAATTAACTTGTGGCTTTATTTCCATCGTTTATGAACTTGTGTGGGTACAAGCCTAAGAGCTATTCTGCATGATTTGAACTTTCTCGAAGGAAGTGGCAAGTGGCCTTTCTTGATTGCAGTCAATGAAGtactaattaaaatttatatcctTAATATCCTGTAGGAGTTATTATGAATGATGAGACTGTTCATCAGCTTTGTAAACAAGCTGTAGCCCAGGTAATATAACTACATGTTTCATGTGTACATCTTCAACTATAGGCAGGTACCCATTGTTTTCTTTAGGCTTCCTGAAAAACTACTCACCTACAGTATGGTCTTCAAAGGCACATTCACCTTTGCAAAATTTCAATTgcttataaatatgattttgactCATGTAATGGGGTTAAAATGGCATTTGGTCCCttggataaaaaataaaatataagagtAAAGAATTAATGCCAAATGGTAATTATCAGCTTGCCAAATTATTTAGGAAGGTTAATGGTTGAGTATTGTTAAATGGTGAAATAGTCACATGCTTCTATGTTCCAAGGATTTCTTGCTACACTTCTATATCTGAGCGAAGGCACTAAcatgatttattttgtttattttattttatgaaaggCCCGAGCTGGAGCGGATGTTGTCAGTCCCAGTGATATGATGGATGGTCGGGTTGGAGCAATGCGAGCAGCTCTCGATGCTGAAGGCTTTCAGCATGTTTCTATAATGTCATATACAGCAAAGTAATTTATTACCGGACCATTTCTTTTTCCTTATCTTATTTTCTGTTCATGCAAGCATGCATTGGAAACTACTGAAGATTTAGTCAGTTGCCTGAGCTTTAGAAATAACTTTCGTAAAAAGAGAAggaaattatttgaaatttgacaaatGATAATTGCTAACAATGGGAAGTCTTGTTTTCATTTATCTGGCATAAAACTTAAGCGACTGTTTCTATGAAGGAGCTAGACTTACGATCAATGGCTGTCTATGTTGTAGGTTGTAGCATTGAGTATCAGTGAAGATAT from Cicer arietinum cultivar CDC Frontier isolate Library 1 chromosome 5, Cicar.CDCFrontier_v2.0, whole genome shotgun sequence carries:
- the LOC101513506 gene encoding delta-aminolevulinic acid dehydratase, chloroplastic gives rise to the protein MMASSTIPNASLTFNCQTYVDLKSPPTNISYLSSSPLSAPNHRLPRLFTVRASDSEFEAAVVAGKFPEAPPVPPTPAVPVGTPVVPSLPIQRRPRRNRRSATFRSAFQETNLSPANFVYPLFIHEGEEDTPIGAMPGCYRLGWRHGLLQEVAKARDVGVNSVVLFPKIPDALKSPTGDEAYNDNGLVPRTIRLLKDKYPDLVIYTDVALDPYSSDGHDGIVREDGVIMNDETVHQLCKQAVAQARAGADVVSPSDMMDGRVGAMRAALDAEGFQHVSIMSYTAKYASSYYGPFREALNSNPRFGDKKTYQMNPANYREALTEMREDESEGADILLVKPGLPYLDIIRLLRDNSPLPIAAYQVSGEYSMIKAGGALKMIDEEKVMMESLLCLRRAGADIILTYFALQAAKCLCGEKR